One stretch of Arcobacter sp. F155 DNA includes these proteins:
- the folE gene encoding GTP cyclohydrolase I FolE has translation MSKELEFENSVKNILEYIGEDINREGLEKTPSRVRKAFEFMCGGYKQNPEEIINSALFTSSNDEMVVIKDIEFYSMCEHHMLPIIGKAHIAYIPNGKVVGLSKIPRVVDVFARRLQIQEQMTEQICDALHETLNPKGVAVMIDARHMCMEMRGVEKICSTTVTSALRGLFKKDKKTKDEFLSIVAQSLHK, from the coding sequence ATGAGCAAAGAGCTAGAGTTTGAAAACTCAGTTAAAAATATTTTAGAGTATATCGGTGAAGATATAAATAGAGAAGGGCTTGAAAAAACACCTAGTAGAGTTAGAAAAGCTTTTGAGTTTATGTGTGGTGGATATAAGCAAAACCCAGAAGAGATTATCAACTCTGCACTTTTCACAAGTTCAAATGATGAGATGGTAGTTATCAAAGATATTGAGTTTTATTCAATGTGTGAACACCATATGTTACCAATTATAGGTAAAGCACATATTGCATATATTCCAAATGGAAAAGTAGTAGGGCTTTCAAAAATACCTAGAGTTGTAGATGTTTTTGCTAGAAGATTACAAATTCAAGAGCAAATGACTGAACAGATTTGTGATGCACTTCATGAAACTTTAAACCCAAAGGGTGTTGCAGTTATGATTGATGCAAGACATATGTGTATGGAAATGAGAGGTGTTGAAAAGATTTGTTCAACAACTGTTACTTCAGCACTAAGAGGGTTATTTAAAAAAGACAAAAAAACTAAAGATGAGTTTCTTTCTATTGTAGCTCAATCTTTGCATAAATAA
- a CDS encoding DNA-binding protein produces MKTNYDELIPRGVLFNLKEIEEMMILKVDMAKKLIYNREIEFVKIGKKIHISRATLINFLEKNTIETI; encoded by the coding sequence ATGAAGACAAACTACGACGAACTAATCCCTAGAGGTGTACTTTTCAACTTAAAAGAAATTGAAGAAATGATGATATTAAAAGTTGATATGGCGAAAAAACTCATTTATAACAGAGAAATTGAATTTGTTAAAATTGGGAAAAAGATACATATTTCAAGGGCAACGCTTATAAATTTTTTAGAGAAGAATACAATAGAAACAATTTAA
- a CDS encoding DUF932 domain-containing protein, giving the protein MSANPLNNNQLQELAPTLFTSEPHFEVSEKYHFIPTIDVIEEIKANNWYPVSVSQADVRDENKQGYQQHCVRFRHFEDLLNPGENAVELLLFNSHDRSKSFSISAGIYRFVCANGLVVSDSVFESYKIKHLGDRDNDVANAVAKITAVKEKLLDKITTLSNIQLSQIEKQSFAKLSVPLRFEEHLQIDINDLLVPLRDEDYKDDLYTTLNIIQENLIRGNISGFNKDTGRKFTSKEIKSISTDTYVNKGVWDIAEKIASIKEPQYQIAA; this is encoded by the coding sequence ATGTCAGCAAATCCATTAAATAATAATCAATTACAAGAGTTAGCACCAACGCTATTTACTAGTGAACCTCACTTTGAAGTAAGTGAGAAATATCACTTTATTCCTACTATCGATGTGATAGAAGAGATAAAAGCAAATAACTGGTATCCAGTTAGTGTAAGTCAAGCAGATGTAAGAGATGAAAACAAACAAGGCTATCAACAACACTGCGTGAGATTTAGACACTTTGAGGATTTATTAAATCCTGGGGAAAATGCAGTAGAACTATTACTATTTAATTCTCACGATAGAAGTAAATCATTTAGTATTAGTGCAGGTATTTATAGATTTGTATGTGCTAATGGCTTAGTAGTATCTGATAGCGTATTTGAAAGTTACAAGATTAAGCATTTAGGAGATAGAGATAACGATGTAGCAAACGCAGTTGCAAAAATTACTGCTGTTAAAGAAAAACTGCTTGATAAAATTACTACTTTATCAAATATCCAATTATCTCAAATTGAGAAACAAAGCTTTGCTAAATTATCTGTTCCTCTACGATTTGAAGAACACTTACAAATAGATATTAATGACCTACTAGTTCCACTTAGAGATGAAGACTATAAAGATGATTTATACACAACATTAAACATCATTCAAGAGAATCTAATTCGTGGGAATATTAGTGGATTCAATAAAGATACAGGAAGAAAGTTTACAAGTAAAGAGATTAAATCAATCTCTACAGATACTTATGTAAATAAAGGTGTTTGGGATATTGCAGAAAAGATTGCAAGTATTAAAGAACCACAGTATCAAATAGCAGCATAA
- a CDS encoding siphovirus Gp157 family protein — translation MKLVNYALQTQIETLSESKSQEFFKKYIQEILEDQSKPYYQKADYVGLSLNELKNKIDYLSSNIKELQALKKKLSESLELAKVLTAQVLVSNGVDRVDGNIISSLTLTKESTTIKKKITIKDENAVMGLGFVKFSVDEEAITKTLEEESSKDLKELNKYIKVEDIKTITEAKVKVNTKRAVNNAETTTDEILQLKQAS, via the coding sequence ATGAAACTAGTAAATTATGCACTACAAACACAAATAGAGACTCTTAGTGAATCAAAATCACAAGAGTTCTTTAAAAAATATATTCAAGAGATTTTAGAAGATCAATCAAAGCCTTATTATCAAAAGGCTGATTATGTTGGTTTATCTCTAAATGAATTAAAGAATAAGATTGATTATCTATCTTCAAATATTAAAGAGTTACAAGCTTTAAAGAAAAAGCTTTCTGAATCTCTAGAACTAGCAAAGGTTCTAACAGCACAAGTTTTAGTAAGTAATGGTGTTGACAGAGTTGATGGCAATATCATTTCATCACTTACTTTAACAAAAGAATCAACCACAATAAAGAAGAAAATCACAATCAAAGATGAAAACGCAGTTATGGGCTTAGGCTTTGTAAAGTTCTCTGTAGATGAAGAAGCAATTACAAAAACTTTAGAAGAAGAATCTTCAAAAGATTTAAAAGAGCTAAATAAATATATCAAAGTTGAAGATATAAAAACTATCACAGAAGCTAAAGTAAAAGTCAATACAAAAAGAGCTGTAAATAATGCAGAAACTACAACTGATGAAATATTGCAGTTAAAACAAGCATCATAA
- a CDS encoding Rad52/Rad22 family DNA repair protein yields MFNEKQLEQLEDELDLKRVKSRDKGNITLSYLEGFDIIETANRVFGYGSWSYDIESLEHLSTEQNQNQNIVICYKAIVKVTVYDKDHIQNISRSDVGTGAGIAKTQSEAHEGATKEAVTDALKRALRSFGNQFGLSLYDKSKNHNNQSQTNNSNYNQVPNNNNQHYNQRANNSNNQYNPNTQNTQQQVPYKHSQDFSQLINLGLAVIQQGENLIVVGDNVFANKDVIKAHGFRWDTNNRQWYMNLRQVA; encoded by the coding sequence ATGTTTAATGAAAAACAATTAGAACAACTTGAAGATGAACTAGACTTAAAAAGAGTAAAGAGTAGAGATAAAGGGAATATCACACTTTCATACCTTGAAGGCTTTGATATTATAGAAACAGCTAATAGAGTTTTTGGTTATGGTAGTTGGAGCTATGATATAGAAAGTTTAGAACATCTATCTACAGAACAAAACCAAAATCAAAACATCGTTATTTGCTACAAAGCAATTGTTAAAGTTACTGTATATGATAAAGACCATATTCAAAATATCAGTCGTAGTGATGTGGGAACTGGAGCAGGTATAGCTAAAACTCAATCAGAAGCCCATGAAGGAGCTACAAAAGAAGCTGTAACAGATGCACTTAAAAGAGCATTACGAAGCTTTGGGAATCAGTTTGGATTATCGCTTTATGATAAGAGCAAAAATCATAACAATCAAAGTCAAACAAACAATAGTAATTACAATCAAGTACCAAATAACAATAACCAACACTATAACCAAAGAGCTAATAACTCTAACAATCAATATAACCCTAATACTCAAAACACTCAACAACAAGTACCATATAAGCACTCACAAGACTTCTCACAGTTAATCAATCTAGGATTAGCAGTTATTCAACAAGGAGAGAACTTAATAGTTGTGGGTGATAATGTCTTTGCAAATAAAGATGTAATTAAAGCTCATGGTTTCAGGTGGGATACTAATAATAGACAGTGGTATATGAATTTAAGGCAAGTAGCATAA
- a CDS encoding helix-turn-helix domain-containing protein encodes MSKIELIEMLRTNYKRSLLSKKETAKELNISQATIDRLRQSGQIKSKRVGGGIYFTLDEIARFICKS; translated from the coding sequence ATGTCAAAAATAGAGTTGATAGAAATGCTTAGAACAAATTATAAAAGATCGTTGTTAAGTAAAAAAGAAACAGCAAAGGAGCTTAATATTAGCCAAGCTACTATTGATAGGTTAAGACAATCAGGACAAATAAAATCAAAACGTGTTGGTGGTGGAATATATTTTACCCTTGATGAAATTGCAAGATTTATTTGTAAATCGTAA
- a CDS encoding DUF2958 domain-containing protein — protein sequence MKLLTKELLNSIPNLYETERSLNPICHIKLFTPDAQWTWFIIEICKESNNICYGYVKGFDNELGYFSLKELESIKGPLGLSIERDLSFHPTPLSIIKENKQ from the coding sequence ATGAAGCTATTAACAAAAGAACTGTTAAATTCTATACCTAATCTTTATGAAACAGAAAGATCATTAAATCCTATATGTCATATTAAATTATTTACTCCAGATGCTCAATGGACTTGGTTTATTATTGAAATTTGTAAAGAGAGTAATAATATTTGCTATGGATATGTTAAAGGCTTTGATAATGAATTAGGATATTTTTCATTGAAAGAACTTGAATCTATAAAAGGTCCACTTGGATTAAGTATTGAAAGAGATTTATCTTTCCACCCAACACCACTATCAATTATAAAGGAGAATAAACAATGA
- a CDS encoding HNH endonuclease: protein MAYTGVRKMTFEELFIYIISKGKKDNTYKFALGKFLLDYSLSLRDIKDTKIYYGEISEAFLKYYWFQECKYKIKQDFKQNSQPIVITIIQNFCGAEYIPDSYDKYFKKNKFKEDLTKLIEKKCLNDVIPRFQPEEYNNFYFHNHEKVNKKYKVPSNDDKFILLQGEAISFLKKNYELLHKALILEWAKFLEKTNFTPKLISKIENLGETKRNSLTRFKKILLEIDNKKCFYCNCNLDNDDIHVDHFIPWSYVFDDELWNLVLSCSKCNLKKSDYLASENSLVKIQTRNEKLNLVQTNKDISEYYHSCKKAGFLMGAF from the coding sequence GTGGCTTACACTGGTGTTAGAAAAATGACTTTTGAAGAGCTTTTTATTTATATAATTTCAAAAGGGAAAAAAGATAATACTTATAAATTTGCACTTGGAAAATTTTTATTAGATTATTCCTTAAGCCTACGAGATATTAAAGATACTAAAATTTATTATGGTGAGATTTCTGAAGCATTTTTAAAATATTATTGGTTTCAAGAATGTAAATATAAAATCAAACAAGATTTTAAGCAAAACTCTCAGCCTATTGTAATTACTATAATCCAAAATTTTTGTGGAGCTGAATATATTCCTGATAGCTATGATAAATATTTCAAAAAGAATAAGTTTAAAGAAGATTTAACAAAACTAATAGAAAAAAAATGTTTAAATGATGTTATCCCAAGATTTCAACCTGAGGAGTATAATAATTTTTATTTTCATAACCATGAGAAAGTAAATAAGAAATATAAAGTTCCATCAAATGATGACAAGTTTATACTTTTACAAGGAGAGGCAATTTCTTTTCTAAAAAAGAATTATGAGTTACTACATAAAGCACTTATTTTAGAGTGGGCGAAGTTTTTAGAAAAAACAAACTTTACACCAAAACTAATATCAAAAATTGAAAACTTAGGAGAAACAAAAAGAAACTCTTTAACGAGATTTAAAAAAATACTTTTAGAAATTGATAATAAAAAGTGTTTTTATTGTAATTGTAATTTAGATAATGATGATATACATGTAGATCATTTTATTCCATGGAGTTATGTATTCGATGATGAACTATGGAACTTAGTTTTATCATGTTCTAAATGTAATCTAAAAAAGAGTGATTATTTAGCCTCTGAAAATAGTCTAGTAAAAATTCAAACCAGAAATGAAAAATTAAATCTAGTCCAAACTAATAAAGATATTTCTGAGTATTATCATAGTTGTAAAAAAGCTGGATTTTTAATGGGTGCTTTTTAA
- a CDS encoding bifunctional 2-polyprenyl-6-hydroxyphenol methylase/3-demethylubiquinol 3-O-methyltransferase UbiG, whose translation MKINTINYYEENASTLVERYESADVNNVQNLLLKTFDINSKLLEIGCGSGRDTLFMIKSNYNVIAIDGSKNMIEEAKKIHPELKERLFHKILPNDLEFDNKFDGIYSISTLMHLSKDALRKTLSKVYNLLNQNGKFLMSVSLFRDDIDKDGFDNKGRFFLSLSFEEWIKICEEVGFSIVKTKRNKDGLDRSGIEWLTLVLEK comes from the coding sequence ATGAAAATAAATACTATAAATTATTATGAAGAAAATGCTAGTACTTTAGTAGAACGTTATGAATCAGCTGATGTAAATAATGTTCAAAATCTTTTACTTAAAACTTTTGATATAAATTCAAAACTTCTTGAGATAGGTTGTGGTTCAGGTCGTGATACTTTGTTTATGATTAAAAGCAATTATAATGTCATTGCAATTGATGGTTCTAAAAATATGATTGAAGAAGCAAAGAAAATACATCCTGAATTAAAAGAAAGACTTTTTCATAAAATTTTACCAAATGATTTAGAGTTTGATAATAAGTTTGATGGTATTTATTCAATATCTACACTAATGCACTTGTCAAAAGATGCCTTGAGAAAAACTCTTTCAAAAGTCTATAACTTACTAAATCAAAATGGAAAGTTTCTAATGTCAGTTTCACTTTTTAGAGATGATATTGATAAAGATGGTTTTGATAATAAAGGAAGGTTTTTCTTATCATTGAGTTTTGAAGAGTGGATTAAGATTTGTGAAGAAGTAGGATTTTCAATTGTTAAAACAAAAAGAAATAAAGATGGACTCGATAGAAGTGGTATTGAGTGGCTTACACTGGTGTTAGAAAAATGA
- a CDS encoding DNA/RNA non-specific endonuclease, producing the protein MKKLSVLLLFFASVSFAQTSIQEKLFIKKFFNNKQCNQIIDKEYYQICYNYKAKGANYVYYVLDGAKVNKGNIKDRPRFYDELELPRKYRSTHSDYTRNQYKMDRGHLANDASFDWSDKSLKSTYSMANVIPQYRNINRYTWIKAEKLERVVASKLGTVSVLNGVVYPDRPKTIGRNNIAVPSGFWKMLFNKEKKYERCFYYENTIGLKSKGDKLRNHEVECKSLY; encoded by the coding sequence ATGAAAAAACTATCAGTATTGTTACTATTTTTTGCTTCTGTATCGTTTGCTCAAACATCGATACAAGAGAAGCTATTTATTAAGAAGTTCTTTAATAACAAGCAATGTAATCAAATTATAGACAAAGAATACTATCAAATCTGCTATAACTACAAAGCAAAAGGTGCAAACTATGTTTACTATGTACTAGATGGTGCAAAAGTGAATAAAGGCAATATCAAAGATAGACCTAGATTCTATGATGAGCTAGAGCTACCAAGGAAGTATCGTTCTACTCACAGTGATTATACTAGAAACCAATATAAGATGGATAGAGGTCACTTAGCTAATGATGCTTCCTTTGATTGGAGTGATAAATCTCTTAAGAGTACATACAGCATGGCAAATGTAATTCCTCAGTATAGAAATATCAATAGATATACATGGATTAAAGCTGAGAAACTAGAAAGAGTAGTAGCATCTAAATTAGGAACTGTAAGTGTCCTTAATGGAGTTGTTTACCCTGATAGACCAAAAACAATAGGAAGAAACAATATAGCTGTTCCTAGTGGCTTCTGGAAGATGCTATTTAACAAAGAGAAAAAGTATGAGAGGTGTTTCTACTATGAGAATACTATAGGACTAAAGTCTAAAGGAGATAAGCTAAGAAATCATGAAGTTGAATGTAAGAGTTTATATTAA
- a CDS encoding winged helix-turn-helix domain-containing protein: protein MNLNLSKEQQTKLDKKLKSNKQTLDEYLTSLVLKDIEGKYDLGKGFYYDLESNRLFDKKHEVVLLSKIENSILKYLILVQDENKKVSAEELYDKCWDRRKEFSVFTVRNFIKRIRDKTHYDIINNTSNIGYSIYPN, encoded by the coding sequence ATGAATCTAAACCTATCAAAAGAACAACAAACAAAATTGGACAAAAAACTAAAAAGCAATAAACAAACTCTTGATGAGTATTTAACTTCTTTAGTCTTAAAAGATATAGAAGGAAAATATGATTTAGGAAAAGGGTTTTATTATGATTTAGAATCTAATAGGCTTTTTGATAAAAAGCATGAAGTAGTACTATTATCAAAGATTGAAAATAGCATACTTAAATATCTAATTTTAGTTCAAGATGAAAATAAAAAAGTATCTGCAGAAGAGCTTTATGACAAATGCTGGGATAGAAGAAAAGAATTCTCTGTTTTTACAGTTAGAAACTTCATAAAAAGAATTAGAGATAAAACTCATTATGATATTATTAACAATACATCAAATATTGGATATTCTATATATCCAAATTAA
- a CDS encoding inovirus-type Gp2 protein: protein MKTRRIIQRKNSNQVYVDALQEKYSKILVVRLDLSYKKPYSNDITLVEATKDLKKLLNNRRNNKTIFEHNIGYIVKKEFGFDLRIHFHVFFFFNGQEVQKGSFRADQIGKYWNEKITEDKGTYYNCNRNKYPEHGIGMLIHTDKQKREYLDNAISYLCKEEQHIKETRKERLIVRSTIPRSKSKYGRSRNNS, encoded by the coding sequence ATGAAAACAAGAAGAATCATACAAAGAAAGAATAGCAATCAAGTTTATGTAGATGCACTTCAGGAAAAATATTCGAAAATTCTCGTAGTCAGGCTTGACCTTAGTTACAAGAAGCCATATAGCAATGACATCACACTAGTAGAAGCAACAAAAGATTTAAAAAAATTATTAAATAATCGAAGAAATAATAAAACAATATTTGAGCATAACATTGGATATATCGTAAAGAAGGAGTTTGGTTTTGATTTAAGAATACACTTCCATGTCTTCTTTTTCTTCAATGGACAGGAGGTTCAAAAAGGATCTTTTCGAGCAGATCAAATAGGTAAGTACTGGAATGAGAAAATAACAGAAGATAAAGGTACATACTATAATTGTAACCGTAATAAATACCCAGAACATGGTATAGGCATGCTTATCCATACTGATAAGCAAAAAAGAGAATATCTAGATAATGCAATCTCTTACTTATGCAAAGAAGAGCAACATATAAAAGAAACGAGAAAAGAAAGGTTAATCGTAAGAAGCACAATACCTAGAAGTAAATCAAAGTATGGAAGATCTAGGAATAATTCCTAA